The following coding sequences lie in one Brettanomyces bruxellensis chromosome 6, complete sequence genomic window:
- a CDS encoding uncharacterized protein (SECRETED:SignalP(1-16)): MLAFLVVLPVIGALQADQFSAQATLRNKAEIANCGRSFIDEIFGDIVPDNEYREKMLQVGKIETCVNELSTDTVFRENHLRLPDDDDISDFNEYKPLYSGIVTFAHLPEANCFFDDHVKADIAIVGAPYDSGVSYCPGARFGPNGVRQGSRRLGGGLTPIRGNYAGSKLRNLDPYHANLSIVDCGDVPMTPFDSRVALNQLYRGERRIHSLGTPDKGSKLYSREHPRIITLGGDHTVTLMNLRSAYEAAENESLAVIHFDAHIDTWNPKVLGGGISKYASLNHGTFLHYASEYGYVSANHSIHVGTRAPYIDPSDIRHDKDCGFKMITSKDVYTLTPRGVGRRIKEIVGSSKVYITFDMDTFDLPYVNSGTLEAGGLTPREVQFILDELEGINLIGCDVVEVSTPPNSANSDNTGLLAAQVIDSFLGLMAVTEV, translated from the coding sequence ATGTTGGCTTTTTTGGTGGTATTGCCAGTAATTGGGGCACTTCAAGCCGATCAGTTTTCAGCACAGGCCACCTTGCGGAATAAAGCCGAAATTGCTAACTGTGGACGATCTTTCATCGATGAGATATTTGGAGATATAGTGCCGGACAACGAATATCGAGAAAAGATGCTTCAAGTTGGAAAAATAGAGACATGCGTTAACGAATTGTCCACAGACACAGTTTTCAGAGAAAACCATCTCAGGTTGCCGGATGATGACGATATCTCCGATTTTAACGAGTACAAGCCGTTATACTCTGGAATTGTGACTTTTGCTCACTTGCCAGAAGCCAACtgcttttttgatgatCACGTGAAAGCAGACATTGCCATAGTTGGAGCTCCATATGATTCTGGAGTATCATATTGCCCTGGAGCAAGATTTGGACCCAATGGAGTTCGGCAAGGTTCTAGAAGGCTTGGTGGTGGATTAACGCCAATAAGAGGCAACTATGCAGGCTCTAAGTTAAGGAATCTCGATCCATATCATGCGAATCTCAGCATAGTGGACTGTGGAGACGTTCCTATGACTCCGTTTGACTCTCGGGTGGCTTTAAATCAGCTTTATAGAGGTGAGAGGAGAATACACTCGCTAGGAACACCAGATAAAGGCTCTAAATTATACTCTAGGGAGCATCCTAGAATTATCACACTTGGTGGAGATCATACTGTAACATTAATGAACCTCAGATCGGCATATGAGGCTGCAGAAAACGAAAGTTTGGCAGTAATCCATTTTGACGCACATATTGACACTTGGAACCCGAAAGTGTTAGGTGGAGGAATTAGCAAGTATGCGAGCTTGAACCATGGCACATTTCTTCACTACGCAAGTGAATACGGTTACGTTTCGGCCAACCATTCGATACATGTTGGGACTCGAGCTCCGTATATCGATCCAAGCGATATTCGACATGACAAGGATTGCGGCTTTAAGATGATTACTTCTAAGGATGTATACACCCTGACACCACGGGGTGTGGGAAGAagaatcaaagaaatagtAGGAAGCAGCAAAGTCTACATCACTTTTGACATGGATACATTTGACCTTCCGTATGTTAATTCCGGAACTCTCGAAGCAGGAGGACTTACACCACGTGAAGTACAATTTATATTGGATGAATTAGAGGGAATCAATCTTATTGGATGTGATGTCGTTGAGGTTAGTACTCCTCCTAATAGTGCAAACTCTGATAACACTGGACTTTTGGCTGCTCAGGTGATTGATTCATTTCTGGGCTTAATGGCTGTGACTGAAGTGTGA
- the TMP1 gene encoding Thymidylate synthase (BUSCO:EOG09263RVR): protein MTEAQKEEIGVNTEEQQYLDLCNNILEHGERRKDRTGTGTYSLFAPPQLRFDLSDGKFPLLTTKRVYFKGILHELLWFISGSTDGKVLSEKNVHIWEGNGSREYLDSIGLTDRREDDLGPIYGFQWRHFGAEYKDCDTDYTGKGYDQIAHIIHTLKTNPYDRRIILSAWNPPAFKKMALPPCHVMCQFYVSFRTGKPRLNCQMYQRSCDVGLGVPFNIASYALLTYMIAMVCDMEPGEFVHVMGDSHIYCNHVEAIKSQLARKPRPFPKLVIKRKVTDIDDFKFEDFQVVDYHPYPTIKMKMAV from the coding sequence atgaCAGAAGCacaaaaggaagaaatcgGAGTGAACACTGAGGAACAGCAATATCTTGATCTGTGCAACAATATTCTAGAGCATGGTGAAAGACGTAAAGATAGAACAGGAACGGGAACATACTCATTGTTTGCACCACCACAGCTTAGATTCGATTTATCAGATGGGAAATTTCCACTGTTAACGACAAAGAGGGTTTACTTCAAGGGCATTTTGCACGAACTCTTGTGGTTCATTTCAGGAAGTACAGACGGTAAAGTTCTTTCTGAGAAAAACGTTCATATCTGGGAAGGAAATGGTTCCAGAGAGTACTTAGACTCGATTGGACTTACAGACAGACGTGAAGATGATCTAGGACCAATATATGGATTTCAATGGAGGCATTTTGGGGCAGAATACAAGGACTGTGACACGGATTATACTGGTAAAGGCTATGACCAGATTGCGCACATTATCCACACATTAAAAACAAATCCTTATGATCGAAGAATAATTCTTTCAGCATGGAATCCTCCCGCCTTCAAAAAGATGGCATTACCACCTTGCCATGTCATGTGCCAGTTCTACGTGAGTTTCAGAACTGGAAAGCCAAGGTTGAATTGTCAGATGTATCAGAGATCGTGCGATGTTGGTCTTGGTgttccatttaatatagCTTCGTATGCTTTACTCACATATATGATTGCAATGGTTTGTGATATGGAACCGGGCGAATTTGTTCATGTTATGGGAGATTCGCACATTTATTGTAATCACGTCGAAGCAATCAAGTCGCAACTTGCAAGAAAGCCAAGACCATTTCCAAAATTGGTCATAAAGAGGAAAGTCACGGACATTGACGATTTCAAGTTTGAAGATTTCCAGGTGGTGGATTACCATCCCTATCCAACCATTAAGATGAAGATGGCAGTTTAG
- the TFP1 gene encoding Vacuolar H+-ATPase V1 sector, subunit A (BUSCO:EOG09261225): MPYLQAGALENARKELKNLSIDEEESHYGSVYSVSGPVVIAENMIGCAMYELVKVGHQNLVGEVIRISADKATIQVYEETAGLTVGDPVMRTGKPLSVELGPGLMETIYDGIQRPLKAIKDASQSIYIPRGVDAPALSRTKQYEFKPIDGLRVGDHISGGDVFGIAYENSLMSEHKIMLPPRARGTVVKIAESGSYTITEPVIEIEYEGKTREYSMMHTWPVRVPRPVAQKMAADYPLLTGQRVLDALFPDVQGGTTCIPGAFGCGKTVISQSLSKYSNSDVIIYVGCGERGNEMAEVLMDFPELYTTVNGKKEPIMKRTTLVANTSNMPVAAREASIYTGITLAEYFRDQGRNVSMIADSSSRWAEALREISGRLGEMPADQGFPAYLGAKLASFYERAGRCIALGSPDRQGSVSIVAAVSPPGGDFSDPVTTATLGITQVFWGLDKKLAQRKHFPSVNTSISYSKYTTVLNKFYDANYPEFPVLRNKIKEILSNAEELEQVVQLVGKSALSDSDKIVLDVSTLIKEDFLQQNGYSSYDAFCPIWKTYDMMRAFVAYFDEAQKAVASGAQWSKLADATADVKHEVSSAKFMEPSLGEEKVRADLDKLVQRVSDRFQEASE; this comes from the exons ATG CCATACTTACAGGCAGGAGCGCTTGAAAAcgcaagaaaagaattgaaGAACCTTTCCATCGACGAAGAGGAGTCGCACTATGGATCGGTGTACTCGGTGTCGGGACCAGTTGTGATCGCGGAAAACATGATTGGATGTGCGATGTACGAGTTGGTGAAAGTTGGACACCAGAACTTGGTCGGAGAGGTTATCAGGATCAGTGCCGACAAGGCCACCATTCAGGTGTATGAGGAGACGGCAGGACTCACGGTTGGAGACCCGGTGATGCGGACAGGAAAGCCACTTTCTGTGGAGTTGGGTCCGGGATTGATGGAGACGATTTATGACGGTATTCAGAGGCCTTTGAAGGCAATCAAGGATGCCTCGCAGTCGATCTACATCCCCAGAGGTGTGGATGCTCCGGCACTCTCGCGGACGAAGCAGTATGAGTTCAAGCCGATCGACGGATTGAGAGTCGGCGACCACATCAGCGGTGGAGACGTTTTTGGAATTGCGTACGAGAACTCGCTCATGTCGGAGCACAAGATCATGCTCCCACCGCGGGCCAGGGGTACGGTTGTGAAGATTGCCGAATCGGGCAGTTACACGATTACAGAACCGGTGATCGAGATCGAATACGAGGGAAAAACCAGAGAGTACTCGATGATGCACACGTGGCCTGTTCGTGTGCCAAGACCGGTTGCACAGAAGATGGCGGCAGACTATCCACTATTAACGGGTCAGAGAGTGCTCGATGCGCTTTTCCCCGATGTGCAAGGTGGAACAACGTGCATTCCAGGAGCCTTTGGATGCGGTAAGACGGTTATCTCCCAGTCACTCTCGAAGTACTCGAATTCGGACGTGATCATCTACGTGGGATGCGGAGAGAGGGGAAACGAGATGGCCGAGGTGTTGATGGATTTCCCCGAGTTGTACACCACGGTTAACGGCAAGAAAGAGCCCATCATGAAGCGGACTACCTTGGTTGCAAACACGTCTAACATGCCGGTTGCAGCCAGAGAGGCCTCCATCTACACCGGAATTACGCTTGCCGAGTACTTCCGGGACCAGGGCCGCAACGTTTCGATGATTGCCGACTCGTCTTCGCGGTGGGCCGAGGCCTTGCGTGAGATTTCCGGCCGGTTGGGTGAAATGCCCGCCGACCAGGGTTTCCCCGCCTATTTGGGTGCCAAGTTGGCCTCCTTCTACGAGCGGGCAGGCCGGTGTATCGCACTCGGCTCCCCGGACAGGCAGGGCTCGGTTTCCATCGTGGCAGCCGTCTCTCCACCCGGTGGAGACTTCTCTGACCCCGTGACTACCGCCACATTGGGTATCACGCAGGTTTTCTGGGGTTTGGACAAGAAGTTGGCACAGAGAAAGCACTTCCCCTCTGTCAACACGTCCATTTCCTACTCCAAGTACACCACGGTTCTCAACAAGTTCTACGATGCGAACTACCCAGAGTTCCCCGTGTTACGGAACAAGATCAAGGAGATCCTGTCGAATGCCGAGGAGTTGGAGCAGGTGGTCCAGTTGGTCGGAAAATCCGCTCTTTCCGACTCCGACAAGATCGTCTTGGATGTGTCCACCTTGATCAAGGAGGACTTCCTCCAGCAGAACGGTTACTCGTCCTACGATGCTTTCTGCCCGATCTGGAAGACCTACGACATGATGCGGGCCTTCGTCGCCTATTTCGACGAGGCCCAGAAGGCCGTTGCTTCCGGAGCTCAGTGGTCCAAGCTTGCTGATGCCACTGCCGATGTCAAGCATGAAGTTTCGTCCGCCAAGTTCATGGAGCCAAGCCTTGGCGAGGAGAAGGTCCGTGCTGATTTGGACAAGTTGGTCCAGAGGGTCTCTGATAGATTCCAGGAGGCCTCCGAGTGA
- a CDS encoding uncharacterized protein (SECRETED:SignalP(1-24)~CAZy:GH76), with product MVKIKNFANAFGTLLCLLIGKASALTLTVGDKDSVCDAATLIINGIMDYYEGIRYGGTVGIFQAPYYWWEAGEIWAGMIDTWYFCQNDTYEDIIFDALQAQKGSGNSFMPQNQTLTEGNDDQSFWGFAALSAAERNFTNPSSDEPGWLALAQGVYNTMWSRWDTSYCEGGLRWQIFTWNSGYDYKNTISNACLFAIAARLARYTKNDTYAETATTVYDWLKDVGYFKLDGDSYSVYDGASITGNCSSVNTAQWTYNQAIVLGGAAYMANYTGNNTWVTEVGRHISGMSVFLNNNILYERQCASSNTCNNDQRSFKSITSQYLGATARLVPDYSDQVMEIIDASAKGAAESCSGGSDGHTCGTSWTSGSYDGNYGLGEQICALEVIQNTLVMQYDGPFDNSTGSSEGNSAEGLGYESSTNPHEITVTTRDKAAAGIITTIVLAIVVALGIWMII from the coding sequence ATGGTTAAGATCAAAAACTTCGCCAATGCCTTTGGTACTTTGCTATGCCTATTAATTGGCAAAGCATCTGCACTAACACTTACAGTTGGAGATAAGGATTCAGTCTGTGATGCGGCAACTTTAATTATAAATGGTATCATGGATTATTATGAAGGTATACGGTATGGCGGCACAGTTGGAATTTTTCAGGCCCCTTACTATTGGTGGGAAGCAGGTGAGATATGGGCTGGAATGATAGATACGTGGTACTTCTGCCAAAACGACACATACGAGGATATAATCTTTGATGCATTGCAGGCCCAGAAAGGTTCAGGTAACAGTTTTATGCCTCAAAACCAAACCTTAACGGAGGGTAACGATGATCAGAGTTTCTGGGGATTTGCAGCATTGTCAGCGGCGGAAAGAAACTTTACAAACCCATCAAGTGACGAGCCAGGCTGGCTAGCACTTGCTCAGGGTGTGTACAATACGATGTGGAGTCGTTGGGACACCAGTTATTGTGAAGGAGGTCTCAGATGGCAGATTTTCACATGGAACTCTGGATACGACTATAAGAACACAATTTCCAATGCATGCCTTTTTGCGATTGCTGCAAGATTGGCCAGATACACGAAGAACGATACTTATGCCGAAACTGCTACCACTGTCTACGATTGGCTTAAGGATGTTGGATATTTCAAGCTTGATGGTGATTCATACTCTGTTTACGATGGTGCCAGTATCACAGGTAATTGCAGTAGTGTCAACACGGCACAATGGACTTACAATCAGGCCATAGTGCTTGGTGGTGCAGCATATATGGCAAACTATACTGGAAATAACACATGGGTGACTGAAGTTGGCCGTCATATTTCTGGAATGAGTGTCTTTTTAAACAACAATATTCTATACGAGCGACAATGTGCCTCCTCAAACACCTGTAACAATGATCAGAGGTCCTTCAAATCGATCACTTCGCAGTATTTGGGTGCGACTGCACGTTTGGTGCCGGATTACTCAGATCAAGTGATGGAAATCATTGATGCATCTGCCAAAGGTGCAGCTGAATCGTGCAGTGGAGGATCCGATGGCCATACATGTGGAACAAGTTGGACTTCGGGCTCGTATGATGGAAATTACGGCTTGGGTGAGCAGATATGTGCTTTAGAGGTGATACAGAATACGCTTGTGATGCAATATGATGGTCCATTCGATAATTCGACAGGTTCATCAGAAGGAAACTCTGCCGAAGGCTTGGGTTACGAGTCGAGTACGAATCCTCACGAGATAACGGTTACAACACGTGACAAGGCGGCTGCAGGAATCATCACTACTATTGTTTTGGCCATAGTGGTTGCCCTTGGAATCTGGATGATTATATAG
- the CYT1 gene encoding cytochrome c1 has protein sequence MFSRLGSAFRQNARAYSTSAKAELSSNTKKAISSVVGVTGLTLGYIVYQDSQTGKAMTAAEHGLQAPEYEWSHKGMFDSFDHASIRRGFQVYREVCSACHSLDRISWRNLVGVSHTASEAKAMAAEFEYDDEPDDQGNPRKRPGKLTDPIPGPYANEQAARAANGGALPPDLSLIIKARHGGCDYVFSLLTGYPEEPPAGVQLAPGANYNPYFPGGSIAMARVLFDDLVEYEDGTPASTSQEAKDVVTFLNWCSEPEHDERKKMGVKALLIVGSLYLLAVWTKKFKWTPIKHRKIVFNPPKPPKRR, from the coding sequence ATGTTTTCGCGCCTAGGATCTGCATTCAGACAGAATGCCAGGGCATATTCGACATCGGCCAAGGCAGAACTCTCGTCtaatacaaaaaaagcCATCAGTAGTGTGGTTGGTGTTACAGGCCTCACATTAGGATATATTGTGTATCAGGACTCGCAAACTGGAAAGGCCATGACTGCAGCTGAGCATGGTCTGCAGGCTCCAGAGTATGAGTGGTCACATAAGGGCATGTTTGACTCGTTTGACCATGCATCCATCAGAAGAGGTTTCCAAGTTTATCGTGAAGTGTGTTCAGCATGCCATTCGCTCGACAGGATCTCATGGAGGAACTTGGTGGGAGTCTCGCACACTGCCAGCGAGGCCAAGGCCATGGCTGCCGAATTTGAGTACGATGATGAGCCAGATGACCAAGGAAACCCAAGAAAGAGACCTGGTAAGCTTACCGATCCGATTCCCGGCCCATATGCAAATGAGCAGGCTGCCAGAGCTGCTAACGGTGGTGCTCTCCCTCCAGATCTCTCTTTGATCATCAAGGCTAGACACGGAGGTTGCGATTatgtcttttctttgcttaCAGGCTACCCAGAAGAGCCTCCTGCAGGTGTTCAGCTTGCTCCAGGTGCAAACTACAATCCTTACTTCCCAGGTGGATCAATTGCCATGGCCAGAGTTTTGTTCGATGATCTTGTTGAGTATGAGGACGGTACACCGGCCTCAACTTCCCAGGAGGCCAAGGATGTTGTTACTTTCTTGAATTGGTGCTCAGAACCAGAACACGacgaaagaaagaaaatgggtGTCAAGGCTTTGTTGATCGTTGGCTCCTTGTACCTCTTGGCTGTCTGGACGAAGAAGTTCAAGTGGACTCCTATCAAGCACAGAAAGATCGTCTTCAACCCTCCAAAGCCACCCAAAAGACGctaa
- a CDS encoding uncharacterized protein (SECRETED:SignalP(1-22)): protein MHFCKGNTILLLLASICTRICAIEVDDETFDDVVLKSGKRTFVDFYASWCVHCKNLRPKWDQLTEKYADREDVQFVEIDADKNKKHAKQYNIVSFPRIMVFNSTGSEHPIGYGGALEFDNLDEFVDDSINPPKKPEELKVVPEPKKADEPKEPTNAIVKLNSTLVDSLIAKPKKNAFILFSDEENESKENKELYKNWEELSIAFAVESNKIVIGIATPELEDNTTSVQEMFNVTQYPTIVCIIRGNVEGAEVYNNSTSVHDLVKFLNAKMNTHRTVDGKLTDDAGIIPALNEYMITYLRADVEKRKSVVKLLVQQMAKVDSLAYRRELKFYSRIITLLLNDPESRYIALEKKRLLTAKREPDFEPEIYDDIQMKLNMINYCEKIMKGTMTGKVVAHTMTKDEL, encoded by the coding sequence ATGCATTTTTGTAAAGGAAATACTATTCTGCTTCTATTGGCGTCCATTTGCACCCGCATCTGCGCTATTGAAGTGGATGACGAAACGTTTGATGACGTGGTGCTCAAATCAGGAAAAAGAACGTTTGTGGATTTCTACGCTTCCTGGTGTGTCCACTGCAAGAATTTGAGACCAAAGTGGGACCAGCTTACAGAGAAGTATGCAGACCGCGAGGATGTTCAATTCGTGGAAATTGATGCCGACAAGAATAAGAAGCATGCCAAGCAATACAACATTGTCTCCTTTCCTAGAATCATGGTTTTCAACAGTACCGGTTCCGAACATCCAATTGGATACGGAGGTGCCCTTGAATTCGATAACTTGGATGAGTTCGTCGATGACAGTATAAACCCTCCAAAGAAACCAGAGGAACTTAAAGTGGTGCCAGAGCCtaaaaaagcagatgaGCCAAAGGAGCCTACAAATGCCATCGTTAAGTTGAACAGCACCTTGGTGGATAGTTTGATTGCAAAgcctaaaaaaaatgcgtTTATTCTTTTCAGCGATGAAGAGAACGAGAGCAAGGAGAACAAGGAGCTCTACAAGAACTGGGAGGAGCTCTCAATAGCATTTGCTGTCGAGTCCAACAAGATTGTGATAGGTATCGCCACTCCTGAGTTGGAAGACAACACAACCAGTGTGCAGGAAATGTTTAATGTTACGCAGTATCCTACAATTGTGTGCATTATCAGGGGTAACGTTGAAGGAGCTGAGGTTTACAACAACTCGACATCCGTTCACGATCTCGTGAAATTCTTGAATGCAAAGATGAACACGCACCGGACAGTTGACGGAAAGTTGACGGACGATGCCGGTATCATCCCCGCATTGAACGAGTACATGATCACATACCTTCGTGCAGATGtcgaaaagagaaagagtGTTGTCAAGTTGTTGGTTCAGCAAATGGCGAAGGTAGACAGTTTGGCATACAGAAGAGAGTTGAAGTTTTACTCTAGAATTATCACTCTTCTCCTCAACGACCCAGAGTCACGTTATATCGcattggagaagaagagactTCTCACCGCAAAGAGGGAGCCTGACTTCGAGCCGGAAATTTACGATGACATCCAAATGAAGTTAAACATGATCAACTACTGCGAGAAGATTATGAAAGGCACCATGACTGGAAAAGTTGTTGCTCACACGATGACGAAAGACGAGTTATGA